ttaataactgaagtctccagtttcactgatcgagtgttataattaagaagattaaaggaagtccttaaaagaaaaggactgccaacaaaatattagaagtttattatgtaattagttataagcgtaaatattctactgtgccaatacttttgtccacccataaaatgttcaaaaaatatatttttgttattattttgcgtattattttatttatattgttgctcttgttatgtaataaactaggatagataataaataaatacgtcaaaaagttttttgtttaaatcaatttgtttaatagttataagcatttgtatcataacaatcttgctgtgccaatacttttgtccagcactgtacgTGAAATTTAATCATTGATAGTTTCTCGATAATTATTCTGTCGACTAATTTTTGGACAGCAGAAACACCGTACATTATATGGTCCTCCAAGAATTTACAACAGTTTTGTTTGATGTGTTCTTCAATTTGAATGTTCAGaacatataatgtaaaatgaatCCCATGAAGTTTTTGAATGTGATACTGAATGTTGTATCCATTATTTGGATAATATGACCTTTAATACAGACAAGCAATATCCCACTAATTTTAAACGACAAATATGGTACGCAAACAtcagaacgaaagaaaaaaaatatatttgaggATGAATAATTGAGCCTTTGTCGTACAAAGAAAGTTTAAGCGTGTAATATTTACATGTATGCGCATATGTACTATATATGTACCATATAATGTACCTCTTAGAGGTATATTGGAGCTACGAATCGTAGCCTCAAATGGAATTTTGGCAAGTGtattatatatcgtattatatatcGACACGAAACCAAATCGACAAGAATGTTCTGGATTtggataatataatattaatctattattaataaattaaatttactcgtTCCCACAGAGTTGTACAAATCATATCCGCTTGATGACAAGTTGCTCTTGTTTAACAATATGAATAAACTTTTCttgcattatattttttaactcaTATACCTGATAAATTTACACCTGTATTTAGCTAGTAGAAGTAATTGGTCGTTATAAGAGGAAAAATGGATGATTAGTGATTggttttattatatgtttccCGAagctttttattcttcttttgataataatttatggCCTCGTCAATCCTTCTCTTCATTCAGTTAATAGCTTTTTATCTTCGCGTAGTTGTTACTTCATCGTTATTCTTcctattcatttttttctctttcgtgtGTTGTAATGTAGATGTACGTACATAAGTTAAAAAATGGCAgctctattattatttatgtgtTTATCAAATTGTACTTATGTACTTATGTGTTCAGGGTGTTctattttaatctttctatGCAATCATCTCCCAAAGTATTCGTTTAATcgtaaaaaatgtttgaagtaaaatttattgtgtttTAAGAGGCATTCACAAATCTTGTCTAGGTAGATGTATTTTCGAGATTTCAAAGATGAGCTATGCTTTTTAAAGCGGAATTAACATTTTTCGTACAACATTTAATGCTTTATTTAATTCTCTACAAAATGGTTTAAGTTACTTCAGTCCAAAATTACTAgtttataagatattttaactttaatataGAACTTATTATATGAAAGACAAGGAAAAACAACTAAAAATCAagtcttttcttttatacattcaatttaatgaaattaatattgaaacatCTTTTAAACCATTTTTCCTTAAAGCATTTTCAAGTGCAAGTATCTTAGTACTTTTTTgtagagaattaaaaactacATCGAAtggtatgtaaaaaaaatgtattgtttgatttagaaaaacgaagaTCACATTGAGATTTCGAAAACACCACCACCTAGACAAATTTGGTTGTCATCATAAGACGTTCCATTTGAAACAGaacaagttttatttgaaacatctTTTATAATAACGAATACTTGGAGAGACAATTGCATGAAAAGGTTAAAATGGGATATACTCTATGCGTTTGAAAGCTTTTGTTTCTGTCGGTTACCATGAACTGCACGTTTTTTGAGAATGAAGCTTACCAATCATGAAAATATAGCTTTAGAGAGAACCTTATGGAAGCTGTATTGTGATCGTTGTCAGGTTAAGTTTTGTATCAGTTTTATGTGGTAGTATCATTAAATAATGGTTAAGTTAACACCAGATTTAATTCAACAATCCATGCAATATATTAATCCTGTGAAGGATCGAGAATTAGATCTCAGAGGctagtaaataaattatattggtaaaatataACCTAAAAATTTTCGTTAACTCTGTAATTCTTAGTTGTTTAAATCTCTGTTATTGCAGGATATAAAATACCTACAATCGAAAACTTGGGCGCAACTCTGGTTAGTGTTTTAGTCAATAGTGATTCTTATTTTTTGGTACATCTACAATGTATTTtcgtgtatatttttattcgtctcaatttgtatttatactgACTTCGATTTAAAATCTGCATTTaagaacaaatttttgaaatattgacaatttctataatattaaaaaatattaattctattaatattttaatagaattaatatctattaaaataaattcattaaaatattaatagaattacataagtttaaaatataataatatttttataggatCAGTTTGATACTATTGACTTTTCTGATAATGATATAAGGAAATTAGATGGATTTCCTctgttaaaaagaataaaaactctatttttcaataataatcgTATTGTCAGAATAGGAGAAGGATTGGAACATTGTATTCCAAATTTAGAAACTCTTATGTTAACTGGAAATATGATACAAGAACTTGGTGATTTGGAACCACTAACacagttaaaaaatttaacaaaccTCTGTTTACTTCAAAATCCAGTGTCTGCGAAGCCTCAATATAGACAATACGTTGTATATAGATTCCCACAGTTGAGACTTTTGGACTTCAGGAAAATTAAGATGAAAGAGCGTGAAGCTGCAGTTATATACTTTAGGagtaaaagaggaaaagaaatggTTCGTGAAATAGCAAAGAAAGTAAAAACACAAACATCTGGCATAGCTACGGACAAGCCACTCACAACTCCAGAAGAACGTAACAAAATTAGGGAAGCTATTACAAATACTTCTTCCCTTGAAGAAGTCCAGCGCCTTAGCAAATTGCTTCAAGCTGGACATGTGCCTAGTGAAGAAAGATTACAAACTGGTATGTAATTGAAAGAATGTGCACTATTCCTTTTACATTTCTGATTATGGAAAAATACTCTGCATTCATTGTTCTAGGGAATACAATACCTGAAGcaatggaagaagaagatgattaagttatattatacattattttcagATCTAAATCAAACAAGAAAAgctttttttattacagtaaGTACATGATTATACCATACATGAAATTGGAAACAGTTTGTTAAGCTAATAAGAATGTATGTGCTACACACAAACGCATTATCATTTAAAgatgtacaaataaaattatgtataccTTAATTGGCCTGAAGCGACTTTATAAACGTATATCTTATAAtactaaacattttttaaactattCGTAATGtccatatatgtatttatttcagtGACCTTTCAATAAACAAGTTGTCTAGAAAGATacttttttgtataaatttgttccttatataaaataatattatttttaataaataaatacttagttatatatcatattatattacataaaatatttatatatcttaatTAGTGTATTTACATACCTGTCCATTGAACTacgtaaattatataagaTGGGATCACTAGATGTCAGTATTGTATGTTGTagcaattttccattttcgatttatattaCTCTTTTTGCTgtagttttataatatactacTAAAATGGGCAATACATTTCAAAAAATGGTTAGTAGCGATCCATTTCCACCAACAGATTCGGAGCCGACATTTGATCCGATGTACGGATTTCCTAAGGAGCGCAAACAAAGGGGCAAGTATCTTATTCAATTCTAACCTTTAATAGGTGCATTTTGGCTCGtgacattttgtatatttattaaaatacttttttacgATTGTATAAACGACgaatttaattgaaacgaGCTACAACacagttattaattttttgttattactttattcctaacttttctgttatatttgtctttataaataatttatcaatgaCATAACAGTTTGAATAAAACTTTTGGCTGTCGATTTCggtgaaatattttgtcaatgtctttcttttttgcatttattgaATTTGGGTAGAATTATCCAGTGTAGATTATAATGAATTAGAAAAATcttaaatatctataaaatatttttgtcttcATATGATCTCTTTACTTGAGTGTAAAGGAGCTACAGTattaattgaaacaatttattaactGTTTGACATGTATTGTACcatattataaatgttattttacagTTATGCCTCTATCAGAAGAAGATATGATAGCTGCCAAGATTCCTCTAGATTGTAGAGATTATTGTGCTcatttatatttggaatataaACGTTGctttataaaaaagtttccttttataatactttgtgCTGAGGAAATTCAGAACTATAAGGAATGTCAACATGAAGAGTGagttttcattggaaaatataaataagttatTATTACCTAATGTGCACTtcctaattataatttgtgtATATTACAGCGATGTTTTAAGGGCCAAAGAATACGAAAGAGAACGTAGACTTCTGATCAGAGAACGCAGGAAACAGCAAAGGACTATGGAAGCAGTAACAGCTTAAATTCCACATTCACTGaacattgtttatatttaGATTATACATATGTGAATATAGATGATATATACATGAAATTTGCTTATAGAAGAGTGACtgtaataaagaatttaagGTATAAATTGAtgaacaaaaatgtaaatattcttattattgttgctattattattactaatatgCCACAATTATTTGTATTGTTATATGTAAGATATGTCAgatatgttttttttattcataaaagaatACTTCCTTAATATTTGTCATTAAGTTGGACAGagaatattagtattttaattttgtatataaataagttATTACCGAAGTGGCATATTTCTCTACATCCCTTTAAAGTTTATACATTAATTACTTGGTAGAATTTCAgaacatttttacatatttccatTTCATATGTATGCATACATACAGAAGGTTCTAGAGTTATGTTTTTTTATTGTGTTTCTTAAACAGGTAAGAGTTTTCAAAccttgtaaataatttattaacatttattcgtcatattacaaaagaaataaaagaattacatatttacagaAGGGTTCCATCACGCGTGGCACAccgtaaataaattacaacttTAGGATGAGGTTCAATGATAAATTCTTAAACGAATTACCGTATTATTAACTGTAAGAGCTTTAGCAGATTTGTTTTTTCCACTCGTAGCAACAGGATGAGCATCTCTGCTCATTCCTCTGGAAGGGGTGTAATGGAAGAATCGATAAGGTAGAAAGTGCTTGTACTCTGCTGGCTTCCGAGCAAAGTTTCGCACATGCTTGCAACGGAGGTTGTTCCTTATCGTTAACGTTCCGTTATTTCATTGTCTTCTcctataaaaaagtaaatcgAGTGACACGTAACCCCAGCGAGTACATAGGTCCGAGAATCTTCGGCGAGCAACGAATTGCGAACACATTCTCtctattttttcattctcaaACGTTGTTCATCCATGTTTGTCAATAGCTTTGTTTCATGTTTTGGATAAGTTAAAATCAATTACAAATTGgatattattgttgttgtttgGTGATAATTGTTTTTTCTTGACAACGTAAATCTTGTGTTTACTATCGTGGTATTGAAATATACGAGAGTTTGTCTCTTGAGTTCATGTATGGGAGTAAAACTTGATTACGGAATTTGATCTCATAAGTTTATCAGTTCACAGCTTGTTAATTAgtgagaaaaatttcatttttagaaatatattcgGTGTGTGTACATGTACATGTGTGCTTATGTATGTGTGTCTCTGCTTCAGCGATAGGACGCTAATGTTCTTGTTTCGCTGTCGTAAATTTCattgttgtatttttatattgttctcATATACAACGATGTGAGCATATTTACTTATGATTTATCGTTTATGGGGTTACTTTTTAACACTCGaatgtacgtatataataataataataataaagatataaataaatgtaaacaaAAAATTGAGCTTGGACATTCGTGAGATAAGCCATCGAAATTACGCGggaaattcattaaattacacgttcattttccatttaaagggatcattctttttttttctttgataattataaaaatcgacAATTATATCGCGTAACTAACTCAAAACAGgcagtaaattaaataaatccgCGAGGGTAATACCTTGTGGCGCTTACTAGGACTAATCCTATTATTTACAGTAATCTTAATTACAGATCCGGCGACATGTACACATACGGTAAAAAAGAAGCACTAAATTAACGACACCAAGGACCGATCGATGTATCAAGTTACGTCGATTCTGGGTTTTCGATGCACTTTTTCGCGCGAACATAAACTTAGTTGAACGCAGCGATCTCGATTGCTTTTACCGAAGATTCTTGGTTCGTTCTAACAAAGACGTCAATTTTAACGATAACGTTACCCGTGTCCGGGTAACTCAAATACTCGGTCGGTTTTTTAAGTAACGAGTGCTTCGGAAGCCCTGGTCCGAGCTGTTCGCGAGACCTGAGATGCCCTGCAGATGATACAAGGAATAACGAGTAAACTCCTCTTCCATACGGAAGCAAGCTGTAAGCTCCACTCCAACGATCAGATGAACAGACGATCGAACTCACGAatctaattaaattctttctatGTAATTTGTATCATACAATTTACTAACATGACACTAACCTTATACGGTTCTACTAGTATACGAGAACGACTTTCACTATACGATGGTGTAATACAATTTTGCAAAtgcttctttcctcttttttaacTGACTCGTGATTTTTGATCGTGCATGCGCGACCGAGAGGTCAACACGTTGGAGCGTATCGGAGGCAAATTTGGGATAAAGCGCGATAATGTCCTTCATTTATTCGTCCTTTAGCTCCTTCTTCGGTCTGTCCTTATTATATGCTTGTCGGTAAAAGTCGGAGAAGAGGACGAAGAAGATCGTCGAATGAAGCAAAAGAAGCGCCGCCACCAGCTTAGGATAGCCGCAATCGAAGACCAAAGCTTGAGCGCTGTGCACGAACACTAAGAAGAATTGTACCTGCAAACGAAATGATGAATTGAATTGTTACATTATTTCGTATTAAGGGTGAGTCGAATTACCTATACTTTCTTTCAAACCATGTTTCGAAGTAGTAAAATTGTAGCGGTGTGCTATCCCTTCGAAtcgttttaaatttcttatgttAACCGACTTAAAATTTGGCGAAATCGTAGTAACTTAGAAACGCTCATGCCTTTCTCCTTGAGAAAGACGAAGAGTGTTGCAACCCGAATTGTACCATGACGATACATGAGCTACGCGCCATCGTTGAATTAATggaatatatgttatatacgGCAGTGCCAATGACGCAAGGATAATCGGCTATACCTTGCACAGATTACGCGACTGCATGATCGGACAAAATTCTACCGAACAATGTGGTGCAACGGTACCATTCGCGATAGATTAACCCGTGAAAAGTAGAATATTATTGCACAGCTGTGAGATGTGTAATTTCATGCTCATGAAACAAAATCACTACCATAAGAAACGAACTACATATTATATTGAAGTGGTAGTTGTCGGTGTCTTTGTTAAGTAAAAGAGTCACTTATCCATTGAATCTCTATAAGAATATCATGATGAAAATAATGACtctgaatataaatattattattttacctatttgtaaaatgtaatgaaattttaaaggcTATCATAGACAAATTTCATATCATCGCAGTGTCTTTGCTACGATACCTAAAAGTATGATAGATAGCCTCTAAGGATTAAAGTAAGAGTCGTATTTCATTTGTATCTCGAAGGTTCGATCGCCTCGCATCTCAAAATCACTAAGCGTCGCTTTTCGTTCGAATCGTTCCGCATCGAGGAATGAGTAAACGGCGTTCGTAACGCCACGTAGTTGGAAATGACGAACGGTTGCGGAACATCCTCATGGAGAATATTATCGCGAATGTAAACGAGGGAGAGAAGCGCGTGTCATGCGAGAGAGAACAACGCGATTTGTCTTTTGTACGATTTGCGCCAGCTGCGTACGGGAAATCAATGGTGTTGCGAGATAAAAGCGAGGTAGCATATACATAGGTGAGGTTTTGTAGGCATGCAGTCGATTCCTGGTAGCGTGGCGGTTGTTTCATGGTGATGGTGGCACGGTGCTATACGGAATATCGGAATGCCAAATTATTGCGCCACCGTGACGTAGTCGACCGAATCCGGCCAAAGCAAGTCAGCCTGCAATTGCTCAACGTTGTACTTTTCACTTTCCCTCACCCCTACCGCATGTTTACGTGAAATTTTGTTCACCGGTTTGGGCGACTAGTTAATGATGGCCCAGAATTCATCAAAGTCTCCGATGTCATCGACGTCAATTTTGTGCCATATACGACTTCTCTTTCCTCCGCTTCTTTACTCCTGATATCGATTTTCAAAAAGATTCTTTTTTGATCATAATTTGAGATTTGCTAAGAGGCTCGCAGCGTTGACTTTCTTCCTGACACGAGGCTCTCAGTTTAATCAACACGTTGTTATGGTATAGATAGTAACGAGTATCATTATAGTAGGCACTAATGACTATTTAATGGCTTCTATTGCAAGATTTTACTCGAGTACGCTCGAGCAAAAGTTCAAGTTgttgttgaaattaaaaggCTGAATAAATTGAGTAACGTTACGATACGGCTTGGAAAACATAAACTGCGCGAGAAGGTAACGAGTATATTTGAGAATGTTGAAGTTCTTTCTAACCCTTTGAAAATgcaacaaaatgaaaaattcagaatGAACGATTTAGAGAATAGTTATTTCTTTACTCTTAAGATCTTCTACGTTTCTGATATctgatgtaaaaaaatatctactttcaactttctataaaaaataataatttcttcagTCTCTTCTTTTACACTGTGAAAGGGTCAAGCGCCTGGAAGTATTGAGACATCTActaaaaaattactaaaaaattcaATCCCCGTTACTCTACAGTTCGTTCGCAATAGTGTAGTCCATCTTGTTACTGGTGAACGAGCAATTTATATTGTTGATCattgctttttctttctcctgtCTCCAAACTACGTAAATTGCAGCAATGTCTCTCAACGTGTTATTCGCTCGCCACGTCGTGAAACGTTTGTTTCGAGTGCATTTGCACCCTGCGACTTGTCGCTGCATCGCTCACTTTCATCGACGCAGATTATTATCTAGCCAGGCTGGTTGCGTGCACGTTGTGCAAGAAGAAGGTATCGCGAATCCTGCTCTAAAAAGTATTTGTGTCGGTGCCTGTTTATTGCGTGATTCGAACGTGGTCACGTGTCCACATATTCAGGGAATAACGCGCTACCGAGATCACTTTTCAATGATTAAAACTCACtatcttttcaaatatcttgattttttcttttgttttctttattagccaatcgattaaaaatttcatgatcttttcaaatttcttttcttttgtgttTGCATCTGAGGTTTTATGCATACTTATCTTTATCTTTCGCTAAGATAAAATGAACTCATAGTTAAAATGACATGAAGTGTAGGAATTGCCAAGCGCCAGGGGCATATCCATGAACAAAATTGTCGCGATTCGTTGAAACGCATAACTAAAAGCCATTCACtttaacgtaataatgttCTATTATCTGTATCAGTAGCATTACAAGAAAGCATAATCTGTATCATGAACTGTTGCTCAATAATTTCTTGGTACGTTTCAACACGCGTTCGATCGTTGTTTCTGTAGAAGCTCGCACGCGATCAGAGGTTTTGAGTCTTTCGTTACATTTGTTGATTATCGGTGTTCAAATATCCTGTTTCTTTGTGCTTCGTACGTAATCTTCTGAGAATCGcgctaaaattatattacttgtTTTATTCTTCAAGTTCACGAATGATTCTTCAAGTTGATGAAAGAAAATCTATTTTCTCTTAGATAATGCGCATTGTTTCGAGGCATGATATTGTACCAGTTGCTGAGTGTCTTATAATGCCTCGTATAAAAGCAATTATGTGCATCGGTTGCATTTGTAATGGATCACcatcgttatatcgtattatttaaaagctAAGCAAATGAAATTGATGTGAAGAAATAGTGAAATGCGAGAATGATTTATCTGTTACTCTCTATATCCAGAAACGGGAATTCTGATAACTTTTAGccatatattaaaacaaaaaaattgttgTATATACTACATACGAAAACAAATGCAATCATCCTTTCGTGATTTGGCCAAGTAGATACAAAATAGATACACATTTATGAACATTATGCTTTGACTCTTTTTAAATCAATACACCTACCAACTGCACGGTAGTGAGGTGCTTTTTCCACCATAAATATTTGTGGTATTCCGGTCCCATTGCAGACACCATATAGTACATGTACATTATTACATGTACCGCGTTATTTATAAGGTTTCCCAAAGTACCATGTCCTCCAGCAATGAATTTCACACAGATCCATGTCTCCAAAGGTGTTAAAGAGTGATGGTACAGGTGTAAGAACGTCACTTGACTATCTTTCTTTCGCAGAacgaaaaatatctgaaagttcataagataaatttaaaaaatgatggtattaatattattgcgGAATTACTGATAAAATAGTTTTGATAGTTGTCGTTTTCCATAAGCAGATATAGGAGAAAAAGGTATTCTTCTCTCGCTGCTTTAGACAGACATTTGTTTTACTTTCATTAGGGTAattcgtataataataatttcctcTCGAAAGTTCTCGAGTTTGGTACATATAGCGGCCGCGGTTTCATCAAAACCAATACTATAGATTACTATTACTATCGTTTATCTTTCGGGCAGTAAATTGCTGTTTATAGTACTATCAATTATTCGCTACTCTTCTGGATCTTtttttctgaatatttctCCTTCATTTCTCTTGTCACATACAAACGTGAGTGATATTTCGTGCGATTTCCTCGAGCCAtaattgtttcctttttaaaacttcgtatttcaacaaaattaaCAAGAAATCTGACAACTACTCGTCACACTCGATGATTCCGTGTGATATAATACCACATATTTTTAAACCatcagaaatattaaatttttcgtgAGGCAACAGGCAACCGTACGATTCAGTGAATAACTACTATGAGACGTAGGTAAATTACTTCACCGGAGTACTTGATATTGTTAGTTCGGCCGGATCTTACCTATTCGCGTAATTCGCATTCCCGCGTGCATCGCAGGTTTGGTTACTTTTTCCCGAGAGTTTTATTCCGCAAGAAAAGGCTTAACGACTTAAGGCGCGATGATATTATCGCGAACAGTGATTTCTCTTGCGACACGGCTCTTTTCGAAGACGATTGTTGAGCATTGAACAATCGTGTCGATAAATAAACCAAAAACATCATTGCGTGTTGCAATAAAAGATCTATGGTGCAGCAGCTTCTGTTTCCGCTTCAGTGATCGATTTTTACGATGAATTGAGAAATTCTTAAAGAATTTAGTCTAACACcggaaattttttaatcgatgtTATGAGATTCCATAACTTCACAAATTGAAAGATTTATAGCAATAAGAAGACAACTGCagtaattcaattatatttatcggaagagaaagaaaaaagtataggttttatattaaaagacgCATAAGTTTATTACCAAGAATATTGgttgattataaatttatagtgCGTTAGAAAAAGTGATTTAATTTCGATCGCCCCTTTTCAGATTTCTGTAAGTTTACTCATATTACTGGAAAATGGAACTGTCTTCTTGCTGCAGCAGTTCTCCCAATTGTGTTTCACGCGGCCTCATACATACCGTGTCAGCGAATTCTGTGAATTTGCTGATGAAATACCACCAACATAGATTCGCCATTCGCAGCGCGGACGGATTGTGGGAGTAGTCCACTGGTTGACACTTGTAACTGTAGTCTAACAACCAACCAGACATCAGGTGCTATGAAACAAAAGTTCATGATTAAGGTACATTCTTGATTGTGTTTTACGCTTGTGGAGGTAATTATGTGATCGAAACAAACACGCTTAGCAAACTCATTAACATTTATGGTACGTAAGATATTTATagatggaaaaaatatatcagtAACCTAAGAATATTCTTGTTTTTTGTCTTACTTTCAATGACTTGGATATCAAGGAAATGTTGTTATTCGAGGTTTTTCAGTATAAGTCTCTTGGAATATTTGCTCTTCTATGATCTTGGAATTTCGGTGATATCGAAGTTTTAAGAGTAGATTCAACCTATTTGCggtgaattttacttttaacaatgaacctaatattataataacaacaCAGGCTATAATACGTTCAAAGTTGAAAAAATGTAGattaatcataatttttaaaatattacaatgacATGTAGTTCTATTTATATTGAGATCTTATGTCCTAATAGTGGtatcagaaaaattattgcaatCCGACAATCTTGctaacaaattattttgctACGTATTGTACTATTATAATAGTTTCGTAAGAATTAACTGGTTGACGATTAAAAGTAAGGCCGATGCAGGAGGGAAAATAGAACGTTTTGCGGGTGAAAAAGGAGATAATTAAAAGTTGATTGTTAACTCATATAGTTGAACTAGCGGCGAATGCTAGTCTCTTTACCAAGGACGCGTTGATTTCCTAATTATAATGAAGCTATACCGCCTAGAGTGTAATAGAATAATGTTCAGTTCCCTTCTAGTTCTACATTGGCGATTATAACATATAAGTTCTAAGTAGAGTCGAGAACGCAATTTTTTGCcttaacgaaatatttcgaaacgtTCAGCCGTATGTTATTCAGACAGAAGCCTTCACCGTCGATAAACAAAGCCACGAGCTTCTTATTTCCTTTCGAAATCGCCGGATTCTTTTTCCCTCGCGATGCGTTTCTAGTTCAAACCGGAAACAAGTaattcgaatgaaattcgGCCAGTTTTTACGCACTTTTCGAACCGAATTGGACGCAATTCCTGGTGAAGAAAGAGATCACCAAACGTTACTTGGCTACGGATTTACAGGATTGTAATCGCGATGCTCGACTTTCTTCATAGCCGATAATTCCTTGCTTTTTCACACCGGGCAAATAATCTAGCGTATAGATAACTTTCTAAGGCGATACTAGACAGCTTTTACAAGGTTGTTCTCATTTAGAAAGATATCTTTTAGTTTCTTACGATAAATTATGGTGTACCATCTTAGGCTCGAGTGGTTAAGAAATCGATACGATTTCTTAGTCATGGAAAAGTTTGCTCGCGTGAAACTACTTCCGTTTCGATGTATTTAGCAGTTAAAATCTGTTAGGCAGATCACGCTAAAGATTCTGGCGTAACAATACATTGATAGATTGAATAATTAggaagattttatttcttcggtCTCTTGGAATGAGGAACTATGGAATGAGGCAGTAACTGCAAGTGGTTACCT
This Bombus pascuorum chromosome 1, iyBomPasc1.1, whole genome shotgun sequence DNA region includes the following protein-coding sequences:
- the LOC132905673 gene encoding elongation of very long chain fatty acids protein AAEL008004-like; translated protein: MASAAAELVVEREPEPRIEMTDTNRTFVGAQGLVRMALDQYTEILTTVSDPRVSDWPLMDSPIPTFLIVLLYLYGVAIFGPRVMANKKPFKLRGTLVAYNAFQVVFSLGMLYEHLMSGWLLDYSYKCQPVDYSHNPSALRMANLCWWYFISKFTEFADTIFFVLRKKDSQVTFLHLYHHSLTPLETWICVKFIAGGHGTLGNLINNAVHVIMYMYYMVSAMGPEYHKYLWWKKHLTTVQLVQFFLVFVHSAQALVFDCGYPKLVAALLLLHSTIFFVLFSDFYRQAYNKDRPKKELKDE
- the LOC132905730 gene encoding probable U2 small nuclear ribonucleoprotein A'; its protein translation is MVKLTPDLIQQSMQYINPVKDRELDLRGYKIPTIENLGATLDQFDTIDFSDNDIRKLDGFPLLKRIKTLFFNNNRIVRIGEGLEHCIPNLETLMLTGNMIQELGDLEPLTQLKNLTNLCLLQNPVSAKPQYRQYVVYRFPQLRLLDFRKIKMKEREAAVIYFRSKRGKEMVREIAKKVKTQTSGIATDKPLTTPEERNKIREAITNTSSLEEVQRLSKLLQAGHVPSEERLQTGNTIPEAMEEEDD
- the LOC132905766 gene encoding NADH dehydrogenase [ubiquinone] 1 beta subcomplex subunit 7 gives rise to the protein MGNTFQKMVSSDPFPPTDSEPTFDPMYGFPKERKQRVMPLSEEDMIAAKIPLDCRDYCAHLYLEYKRCFIKKFPFIILCAEEIQNYKECQHEDDVLRAKEYERERRLLIRERRKQQRTMEAVTA